The genome window TAAATTATGTCACCAccaaaattacccaaaaaaaattgtcacaaccaaccaaccaaccatCACCACTAAAAATCCTTACCACCACTAAAACACCCACAAACCCACTACAACacccacaaacccaccaaaTTTGACCCAAACCCCCACAAAATCTAACCCAAACTCTGACCAATCCCCACCCACAATGAACCcatcccaccaccaccacagcaaCCCCCCACTGCCACAACCAtgaagggtctgtttggatagaacttattttgctgaaactgaaaactgaaaactgaaaacactgtagcaaaatattttttaaatgtgtgaatagtgatgtgggacccatttttaatgaaaaaaattgttaaaaagtgtaatttgtgagacatgtgaacagtgcacgggagcactgttcacagttgaATTGTCAACAATTGTGggctgaaccaaaaaaaaaaagcaaaatgcGCTACAGTAAAACGTGGACTTGGAATAAGCTGAATCCAAACTGCACCTAAGAGAGAGAATCATagtaagagaaagagagagaattagaaTGAGGCTGATCTCCAGTCTGTCAACATTGATCTCCAAATCACCACATCATCAGTGCCAATCTCCAATCCACACCaatctaagagagagagaggagagagaaaggaagatgaGAAATGAGAGGAGATGAGTGACCGTGtgattaaaagagagagaaagaggaggtattttatttatttttttttttttgttgtttacaCTCTCCAACACTAGCGCTcttaattcttcattttttttatatggtttGGAATTTAGTAGTCCAACGCACAGCAACAATAACCAAAGCAAGAATAAGTAATATTCATTCAATTAATTATAGTCTAGATTTTGTCATATTACCTAATCTCACCCtaatttgactccacttttctTGCAAAAAGGACTAAGAAACAAGACATAAGTAATACAGTAAGGAATATATAAAACATAGGCAATCACTATGCACATCTTGTGGACGTGCCGGAGTGGTTATCGGGCATGACTAGAAATCATGTGGGCTCTGCCCGCGCAGGTTCGAATCCTGCCGTCCACGCCTCTTTTTTGGGCTGCTTATGTTTTTTCGTTATCATTGCACTTTCTAGCTTCTACCCTTTTATTCTTACCAAACTAGAAGAACCGAAGAGAAGTAAATCTTTAGCTTAACAAGCCTAGAACTTGAATTAGGTCTTAATAAACAATTGTTTAGTCAGAaagatctcaaaaaaaaaattgtttagtcAGAAAAACATTAGTCATGAAATGTCCTCCTAAATATGCAGTATGCACATAGGATCGATGAAGCTTCATTTTTATCATCCTCTGAGATCCTATGATTGTCCACACCAATATGGCAACATGGGACCTATTTCTCATCTCATACTTTTCCCTGAATATGCTTGTTACCTACAAGAACTTTTAGTTAACAGTGATATTTATCCCATATTAATccttaataacaattttttttttctaaaattggtTACATTAGAAAAGAAGTGCATGGAGTtcttagaaatttcaaaaactgAAGTATATCCCATATGAGTAAAAGTGGAAACAAAGTATTTGCACATTGTTTAGCAACACAGGCTCAACACGAATGTTAATTTGTGGTTAGAAAAAGTATGTGATCTTGATCTTCTTATTAATGTTTCTTCCTTAGAATATGTGATGCAAACCAATTAATAATATCTTTATcgtttttataataaaaaaaatgaatcggCTATTGACTTGTGCATAACAGCATAATTACATGATTATAtaggcttttttcttttctttttggctgaGTGAAAACGTAAAAAGTAAATTTGTTTTCACATACATGTAAAATTGTCGTGTATATTAttatgtaagatttttttttttaatgcatactATTAATTAGTCTTTCATCCATATATATTTCCTTCTCTAATCATTCGAACGGGTTCTATTATCAACCAAGTATAAGTTGCCCCTAAATCAAAATtattgttcaaaattcaaaacatcaCAACAGGAAAATtacaaatgaaagaaaatatttaaaaaaaaaaggtttttttttttttttttttaatgttaatgtactttattaccaaaaataatatagcaagaaagaagaagagaaaagaaaaagctggTCATATATGTAGGATGGGGTGATCACTGagaaaaccaaccaaaaaaggAGTTAGAAAAAGCTTCCACAGCCTTACTTCTAGCTACTGAGACTCCCACAGACTCACAGTCACCTGCCTGTCTGCCTGCATATTTATACTCATTACAGTTTTGTACAGAGAGGTGGTGGTTTGGCCTGGTGCATGGTGTACATGTACGTTTACTGATCATAACAGTGATCACAGGCACCTTTAGTATCGTTTAAGAAAGAAGGTTATATGCTAGTTGTTGCTATCAGAATTTGCCTACTTTTTATCTATGTATCTTCCACTCGTTTTCCAAAACTAGAAAGGCAGAGATGCTCACCTTGTGTTTCAGCTCATAAAGACGTAAACAATTACTCTAGAATAGTAAACCCTTCCtactttattttaaagaaaaaatacaattaaGAGTGAGAAAgagttgctagggttttgagctTTAAAAAGCATTACATAAACAGCCTGTGTAAAGTTCTTCAGATGTTTCAATTCTGAGTTTTCAACTCATCAACTAATTCCTATGGCTTTCTTACtatcacttatatatatatataaatatatatatatatatatttgtatctTAAACAAAGGCCAAACGTAATAGTAGGAAGAGCGTTATAGTGGGCAATGACTTAATTGATGTTGCCTCACTCTCTATTGATTTAATTTAGTTTATCTGGCAATGATACTCTTACACTAGTTTTTTACATGTGTATTTttacattcacttttattttatgtgttaaAATGTAGATATTTCTGTATCAGTTGTGGATagtgatgaaaaattaaaaaaaaaaaaaaaaaatgcatacaaACATGTAATGGGATTATATAGGTCTTTAATTTCTTTGAGAACCATCTAACGCTACACATCCCAGATCATACAATCATAGGCAATTCTCATATATTAGCTGGTGTAGGATTGAATTGATTGAGTTATCATCTGAGTGTTGCCGGAAACAACAATCTGAACAGTTAAAACTTTGAAAGCATTTGGTGTATCCTACTTAATCCTTCAGATATATTTTTACATGAACAAAATTTACAGTAAAAACCTATTTCTGTTGAGCAGTATGATTGCTTGTATCTGTGTAGTACTTTTAGTAAATTTGGTTATCTTATCTGATAtgaatataagtttttttttttttttttttaaagaaaattacacTTATTAGAGCTCAAGGGTGTGAACATGCCCAGTGACTCATAATTAAGCTTTAGTTCATTTAGGCCACAACCACAACAGAATTAAAAGGAACAAGATCTAATACCCTAGGGTAGATCAATATGAGACAACTGAAAAGTAACTGACAAGAGATCAGAAGAGAGAGAGGTCAAGCATTAGAGCTGAATTAGTTTAACAACAAAAGGGAAACCAAAAGGCTGTGTGTATGGGTTGTTTTTCACACACATTACACACTGATGTAAacagcccaaaaacaaaaatagacaCCTTTTGGTTCTAATATGAAAGCTTGAGTGACAAATCAACAGAACTAGAAGTGGCACAATAAGCAGTAGTAGTAGGATAAGAAGGTTCACCACGCACAGCAACTGAAGCTTCTCTAGGCAATTCATCAAGCCCCTTGGAAGAAGTGCCTCTGCCACTTTTCCCAGGGAAAAACTCGTATTCCATGAAAACACTTCCACCCATTGAATTTCCCTTCCTGTGAATTGCCACAACTTCTACACCCTACATAACCCCCATAGCAAACAGACAATCAAAAATATTAGATacaaaaaaatactattaaaaaattaaactgtACAGTTCCACATTATGAGTTAATAATTAATGGTACGACTTCTATACCCTACAGATTGCATATAACAAAACCAAGCAAAATTTATGGAAATTTTCAACACAATGTAATAATTTGATAGCCAACACAATGTAATTAATAATGGGAGTTAAATAAATCTACCTGATCAAGGTTGCGAGTGGCATGCTTGGGTGCTGTGGCACCAAAATTGCTAGTGAAGTTTGGGATGTTTTCAAGATTTGATCCGTAAAAACCAGAGCCACTGATTGGAGATATCTCACTATTCTGGTCTCTCCCTCCATCAAACCCTATATTTCCCCCATTGAAGCGTTTTTTCTGCAACTAAAAACGACCtcagaattaaaaatatatactattATTAATCATGACACTAAATAACAGCATAAGGGTACTGAGCTATGTTAAAAACTGTAATATTTCATTTGAGGTTAGGAAAAGAATGGGTTGGTACAAGAAAATAACTAATGTAATAGTGTATATATCAAGAACATatacaaaagttttttttttttttttttaaaaaaaggccTTAACCATAGTAACACAACTCAACTCAATGACCTGatcaaacttcttttttttttcctatgattATGAAAAGGTATAAAAAGCAAAtgattagaaaattttctttttccaacaTTTACTCAGGAAACAAACAGAAGGTGTGATTGAAAGTCATTAAAAAATGGCTAAACCCAACACACCTTCAAGCAGAGATCACAGTTGTGAGGCACAGATTGCAACTTTGGCATTGAAGAGAGCTCTCTAGAGGTCTCAACAAAAACTCTAGGATCCGGAACCCCAATCCCAGCGTACGGATTCAACACAACCTGATCAGACATCAGCATCCCAAAAGTCCCACCAAACCCAGCACCTCCATTTCCAGCCCCACAGCTGCCATTAACAACTGAAGATGGAGGTGCAGGCGCACGGTACTGAACTGGAACAGACCCAGAAACGTGATGTTCAGTGAAGGGTGACATAAATGGAGTTTGGCACTGAAGAGGAGGCTGAGGATCAGGGAGGCTGCTGGGAAATTCAGTCATCTTCTTCCAACTCTCTTGGATCCTGAGTCGCTCAAGCTTTTCAACACCGAGTCCTCTCTGGGCTTGTTTTTTCTGGGTTGGTCCCTTGCTAGGCTTTCTCCCTCGAGTTTTTGAGGTGGGTGATTTGGTTTCTTCATAAACGGTGTTCATGGTTGGGTGTGAGGCCATGAGGAACAGTGGAGTTCTATTAGTAGAAGTAGTAGCCATTAGAGAGAGAGGAGTGTTTGTGTTGTGTTAGAGATCGATATAGATGAAAGGAAGTGAAAGTGAGAGTTGGGTTTTGAAAGATATCAAAAAGTTGGGTATCTTCAAGATTCCAATGCCAATGCTCTTTGAGTAGGGGACTCTTTTAAAGTGGATTtggatttagagagagagagagagagagagagaggtttgttATCTTATGTGAACCGAAACAAGTAGAACTAACTGCGTGACATGCTAAAAGGACAAGGCTCTATATATGTCTTTGGCTCTACTTTGTAAATCTGTGTGTTCGTATTTTGTTCAGTGTTAAGTTGTACTTGTACATGTTTAATCTTCCATTGCTTTCACTACCACACCCATGTTACTGTGTGCAAGAATTAACATAGAAGACTAGTTAAAGTTTCCCCgtaagaaataaaatgaaatttttatatgtttacattgtagacacataaaattgataaatattatacatatttgcaAAATGTGCAgtttatcactttttgtgtaaatttactTTAGAAGTACAATAAAAATCAGCTTGAACTTGAATACCCCTCCATTTGTTACATTCATGCTCCACTAGTACTGGAATATAAGGTGAAATGTCAATTGTAGAGCACGCTCCTATAACACGCGTGGCagattggcttttttttttttctgagatgGTACAGACTGACACGTGTCATGCTCAGAGACCCAAGGGCCGGTTTGTTTCAGGCTTGGTCGGAACAAGGTTAgtgctttctttgtttctcgGCAAGGTACGTACCAAAATAAGCAAAGCAGTTTTGCATCGTAGCAGTGTCAGCTTAGACAAATTTGGTAAAAGATCATTAGGTTATGTAACTGCATTTGAAAAAAGCTATTGGCTTTGCCTTTAGTTTTATATGTGCAAAGTGTTTGTAATTTTGCACATCAATTTAAAGGTCATGATCCTCTGATCATGGGGATGGTTGAGGCAGATGATCATCAGGTAGCTAGGGAAGTGTGGAACATTTTGTAAACCTCTTGGCAATCATGTGGACTGAGATTTGGTCATGAATATGTGATCTGCCTATGGTATAGGCTTGCAATCATAACCTTATTCTGTTCTTCATATATGGAAACATGAAAAGCAGACTCCATGTGATAGTTTCTAAAGTAAAATTAACCCACTATCTTGAACAACATATTGATTAGGATTTAGGACCTTTTATTCAATAGAACATTGGAATTCAAATACGAGGTTTACTTAATTAATACTACATTTAATTTGCCTTTTGTAGCTAATTAACGATAAAAATGTCTTATGACAAGTCAAAATGATGAATACACATTATTGCTTGATCACCATAATCTAAGGTTACTTTGCAAAGTATGTTTTCCTCTATCATTGGTTgatgcaaagggaaaaaaagttgTTCAACCCCGGAATTGTCTCCAGACTCTAAGCAAGAATTATTATTGTTGTGTGAAGTAGACCTAATCATATTGGGTTTGGGTGTTAAATATGTCTATTTTATATTAGGCTCAAACCAAATCAGTCAAAGGAAGTTCACATTCAAGTGTCAGGTCATCACGTTATAGGCCCACCCCATGACccaaatttacca of Quercus lobata isolate SW786 chromosome 8, ValleyOak3.0 Primary Assembly, whole genome shotgun sequence contains these proteins:
- the LOC115954946 gene encoding uncharacterized protein LOC115954946 isoform X1 is translated as MATTSTNRTPLFLMASHPTMNTVYEETKSPTSKTRGRKPSKGPTQKKQAQRGLGVEKLERLRIQESWKKMTEFPSSLPDPQPPLQCQTPFMSPFTEHHVSGSVPVQYRAPAPPSSVVNGSCGAGNGGAGFGGTFGMLMSDQVVLNPYAGIGVPDPRVFVETSRELSSMPKLQSVPHNCDLCLKLQKKRFNGGNIGFDGGRDQNSEISPISGSGFYGSNLENIPNFTSNFGATAPKHATRNLDQGVEVVAIHRKGNSMGGSVFMEYEFFPGKSGRGTSSKGLDELPREASVAVRGEPSYPTTTAYCATSSSVDLSLKLSY
- the LOC115954946 gene encoding uncharacterized protein LOC115954946 isoform X2, with product MATTSTNRTPLFLMASHPTMNTVYEETKSPTSKTRGRKPSKGPTQKKQAQRGLGVEKLERLRIQESWKKMTEFPSSLPDPQPPLQCQTPFMSPFTEHHVSGSVPVQYRAPAPPSSVVNGSCGAGNGGAGFGGTFGMLMSDQVVLNPYAGIGVPDPRVFVETSRELSSMPKLQSVPHNCDLCLKKKRFNGGNIGFDGGRDQNSEISPISGSGFYGSNLENIPNFTSNFGATAPKHATRNLDQGVEVVAIHRKGNSMGGSVFMEYEFFPGKSGRGTSSKGLDELPREASVAVRGEPSYPTTTAYCATSSSVDLSLKLSY